A part of Caretta caretta isolate rCarCar2 chromosome 1, rCarCar1.hap1, whole genome shotgun sequence genomic DNA contains:
- the TMEM60 gene encoding transmembrane protein 60 translates to MRMSLAQRVLLTWLFTLLFLIMLVLKLDEKAPWNWFLIFIPVWIFDTILLVMLIVKMAGRCKSGYDPRNGSQNVKKKAWYLIAMLLKLAFCLALCAKLEQFTEMKLVYVFIPLWALLMGGMIELGYNIFYVRRD, encoded by the coding sequence ATGAGAATGTCCCTGGCACAGAGAGTGCTGCTCACATGGCTTTTCACATTACTCTTCCTGATTATGTTGGTGTTAAAATTGGACGAGAAAGCACCATGGAACTGGTTTCTTATCTTTATTCCAGTCTGGATATTTGATACTATCCTTCTCGTTATGCTAATTGTAAAAATGGCTGGGCGATGTAAGTCTGGCTATGACCCTCGCAACGGTTCTCAAAACGTAAAGAAAAAGGCCTGGTACCTCATCGCAATGCTGCTTAAATTAGCTTTCTGCCTTGCCCTCTGCGCtaaactggaacaatttactgaaATGAAACTAGTGTATGTCTTTATCCCCTTATGGGCCTTGCTCATGGGGGGAATGATTGAGCTTGGATATAACATCTTCTATGTACGAAGAGACTAA